The nucleotide window GTGCGTTCTCTGGAGTTGCTTCTACGAAAGGCGTACCGGCTTTCTTTGTCAGAGCCAGGGCGCGAACAGAAGAGGTCTTGTAACCGATACCTGAGTAACCGATACCGTTCAGGGAAGTAGACACTGACTGCACAACAGAAGCGGATCCTGGCTGCTCGTTTACGTTATTACGGAAGTCACCTTTACACAGCGCTTTCTTCTTGAAGTAACCGTAAGTACCGGATACTGAGTTACGACCGAAAACCTGGAAGCCCTGAGCTGCGATTGCACCTGTCGCACCGACATCTGCCCAGGTATTAACCTCTTCAGCAAGACCGCATTTACGGGTAGCAGAGAAGATCGCGTCAACCTGTGGAATAGTCAGGCCTTCAATTGCATTATCCTTGTTTACGAATACTGCCAGTGCGTCGATTGCAACGGCAACAGGTGTTGGCTTGTAACCGAATTTCTTCTCAAACGCTTCCAGTTCCTTGTCTTTCATCTTACGAGACATAGGACCCATGTTAGAGGTTCCTTCAGTCAGCGCGGGTGGTGCAGTAGAAGAACCCGCCGCCTGAATCTGAACGTTAACATTTGGGTAGTTACGCTTGAACTCTTCAGCCCACAGAGTCATCAGGTTCGCAAGAGTGTCTGAACCTACAGAAGACAAGTTGCCAGAAACTCCGGAAGCTTTGTTGTAAGTTGGCAGGTTTGGATCC belongs to Amphritea atlantica and includes:
- a CDS encoding phosphate ABC transporter substrate-binding protein PstS family protein, translated to MKPMKKIFAAVALTATCLTASASDLLDPNLPTYNKASGVSGNLSSVGSDTLANLMTLWAEEFKRNYPNVNVQIQAAGSSTAPPALTEGTSNMGPMSRKMKDKELEAFEKKFGYKPTPVAVAIDALAVFVNKDNAIEGLTIPQVDAIFSATRKCGLAEEVNTWADVGATGAIAAQGFQVFGRNSVSGTYGYFKKKALCKGDFRNNVNEQPGSASVVQSVSTSLNGIGYSGIGYKTSSVRALALTKKAGTPFVEATPENALNGSYPLARALYVYINKKPGQELAPLEREFLKMVMSKVGQEVVVKDGYIPLPASLVEKQMKELGL